One Natrinema longum genomic window carries:
- a CDS encoding Lrp/AsnC family transcriptional regulator — MSEREVLELLRENARYSTADIARMTDLEESEVEATIEELEAAGVVRGYQAVVDWDKLEDERVRAEVELNVTLDRETGYDDIAERLARFPQVKALRLISGDYDFDMEVEGDSIREVSQFISEKVAPVPEITQTVTHYVMTSYKENGIELGDGEGDDRLSFSP; from the coding sequence ATGAGCGAACGCGAGGTGCTCGAGTTGCTCCGTGAGAACGCGCGCTACTCCACGGCGGATATCGCGCGAATGACCGACCTCGAGGAGAGCGAGGTCGAGGCAACCATCGAGGAGCTCGAGGCAGCGGGCGTCGTCCGGGGCTACCAGGCGGTCGTCGACTGGGACAAACTGGAGGACGAACGCGTCCGGGCCGAGGTGGAGTTGAACGTCACGCTCGACCGCGAGACGGGCTACGACGACATCGCGGAGCGCCTCGCACGGTTCCCGCAGGTCAAAGCCCTGCGACTGATCAGCGGCGACTACGACTTCGATATGGAAGTCGAGGGCGACTCCATCCGCGAGGTCTCCCAGTTCATCAGCGAGAAGGTCGCGCCGGTCCCCGAGATCACGCAGACGGTCACCCACTACGTGATGACCTCCTACAAGGAGAACGGCATCGAACTCGGCGACGGCGAGGGCGACGATCGCCTCTCGTTCTCACCCTGA
- a CDS encoding 50S ribosomal protein L1 — protein sequence MADSDIETAVARALEDSPDRNFTETVDLAINLRDLDLNEPSNRVDESIVLPSGTGQETRIVVIAEGETAVRAEEAADEVLSVDDVADLDDDDAKDMADETDFFIAEEAMMQDIARHLGTILGPRGKMPDPLAPDDDVVETVNRLKNTVQLRSGDRRTFHTLVGAEDMDAEEIGDNIDVILRRLHADLEKGPQNIDTVYVKTTMGPSVEVA from the coding sequence ATGGCAGATTCGGATATTGAAACAGCAGTAGCCCGCGCACTCGAGGATTCGCCGGACCGGAACTTTACCGAGACGGTAGACCTCGCGATTAATCTGCGCGACTTAGACCTGAACGAACCGTCGAACCGCGTTGACGAGTCGATCGTCCTGCCGTCCGGAACCGGCCAGGAGACCCGTATCGTCGTCATCGCCGAAGGAGAGACCGCAGTCCGCGCCGAAGAGGCGGCGGACGAGGTCCTTTCGGTGGACGACGTGGCCGACCTGGACGACGACGACGCCAAGGACATGGCCGACGAGACGGACTTCTTCATCGCCGAAGAGGCGATGATGCAAGACATCGCCCGGCACCTGGGTACCATTCTCGGTCCCCGAGGGAAGATGCCGGACCCGCTCGCGCCCGACGACGACGTCGTCGAAACCGTCAACCGGCTCAAGAACACCGTCCAGCTTCGCTCCGGCGACCGACGAACCTTTCATACGCTCGTCGGTGCCGAGGACATGGACGCCGAGGAGATCGGCGACAACATCGACGTTATCCTGCGTCGACTCCACGCCGACCTCGAGAAAGGCCCCCAGAACATCGATACCGTCTACGTGAAGACGACGATGGGGCCGTCCGTGGAGGTGGCCTAA
- a CDS encoding ABC transporter substrate-binding protein, producing the protein MEVDETTHDVPTRRDTLKYGATLATGVALAGCSELADQSKQGETSGNDSYSVSMEPMGSVTFETVPERWVAYDGGYADMAVALGQADGLAGLGGANRYYTYVYDELPGVTVDRAVLESYPEVRTKEEFYELDSDVHLYDPQMLINWFGWDDADIDEITSMVAPFVGNLIFRRSDEWHDYRYYTLYEAFEKVAAVFQQRDRYEAFLELHTTFIASVQERLPPADDRPSVFLTFEGAEEPEAFSPYRLDDEGTSKKQWRDLGIHDALAGTGTENLSTTNRGKLDYENLLEIDPDVILIRGHERKSATEFRDTVLDYMQRHPVGSELTAVQNGRVYRGGYLNQGPIHNLFLTERAAKQLFPEEFGDVTGDEHLFDRQEVADIINGAI; encoded by the coding sequence ATGGAGGTAGATGAGACAACACACGATGTACCGACACGCAGAGACACGCTAAAATACGGCGCAACGCTCGCGACCGGCGTTGCCCTCGCCGGCTGTTCAGAGTTGGCCGACCAGAGCAAGCAAGGCGAGACGAGTGGGAACGACTCGTACTCGGTGTCGATGGAACCGATGGGAAGCGTCACCTTCGAGACGGTACCCGAGCGCTGGGTCGCGTACGACGGCGGATACGCCGATATGGCCGTCGCACTGGGGCAAGCTGATGGATTAGCGGGGCTCGGCGGAGCGAACCGGTACTACACCTACGTGTACGACGAACTCCCCGGAGTCACAGTCGATCGAGCTGTCCTCGAGTCCTATCCGGAGGTCCGGACCAAAGAGGAGTTCTACGAACTCGACAGCGACGTGCACCTGTACGACCCACAGATGCTCATCAACTGGTTCGGGTGGGACGATGCGGATATCGACGAAATCACGTCGATGGTCGCGCCGTTCGTCGGCAACCTGATCTTCCGTCGATCGGACGAATGGCACGATTACCGCTACTACACGTTATACGAGGCCTTCGAGAAAGTAGCGGCAGTGTTCCAACAGCGTGATCGCTACGAGGCGTTTCTCGAACTCCACACCACGTTCATCGCGTCGGTGCAGGAGCGGCTCCCACCGGCCGACGACCGTCCGTCCGTCTTCCTCACGTTCGAGGGTGCCGAAGAGCCGGAGGCGTTCTCGCCGTACCGGCTCGACGACGAGGGGACGAGCAAGAAACAGTGGCGGGACCTCGGTATCCACGACGCACTGGCGGGGACGGGAACCGAGAATCTCAGCACCACGAACCGGGGAAAACTCGATTACGAGAACCTGCTTGAAATCGACCCTGATGTGATCCTCATCCGCGGCCACGAGCGGAAGTCCGCGACGGAATTCCGTGACACGGTTCTCGACTATATGCAGCGCCATCCCGTCGGGAGTGAACTCACTGCCGTACAGAACGGGCGCGTGTATCGCGGCGGTTACCTCAACCAGGGCCCGATTCACAACCTCTTCCTGACCGAACGGGCAGCGAAGCAACTGTTCCCAGAAGAGTTCGGCGATGTGACCGGCGACGAACACCTCTTCGATCGACAGGAAGTCGCGGACATCATCAACGGAGCGATCTGA
- the rpl12p gene encoding 50S ribosomal protein P1 has product MEYVYAALILNESGEEINEDNLTNVLDAAGVDVEESRVKALVAALEDVDIDEAVSEAAAVPAGGAAAGGAAGGEAAADEADEADEAEETSDVPDTTDEDDDEDDEADGEGLGELFG; this is encoded by the coding sequence ATGGAATACGTATACGCTGCACTCATCCTGAACGAATCGGGCGAAGAGATCAACGAAGACAACCTGACGAACGTCCTCGACGCTGCCGGCGTCGACGTCGAAGAGTCCCGAGTCAAGGCGCTCGTCGCCGCACTCGAGGACGTCGACATCGACGAGGCAGTCTCCGAGGCCGCTGCCGTCCCCGCTGGCGGAGCCGCCGCAGGCGGTGCCGCAGGTGGCGAGGCAGCTGCCGACGAGGCCGACGAGGCCGACGAAGCCGAAGAGACCAGCGACGTGCCGGACACGACGGACGAGGACGACGACGAGGACGACGAGGCCGACGGCGAGGGTCTCGGCGAACTCTTCGGATAA
- a CDS encoding HpcH/HpaI aldolase family protein, producing MSQQPRGNALRETLEAGEVALGVLENTYSPTVVELYAALGSDFVWIDLEHGGPSPRDAGKLEALLRAVDGTETELLVRLPDTDPSLVRKALDAGVRNVFLPRVGSAEELEAAVRASRFEYDAEPGWRGMANPRAGRWGLTDDYVSTEDESVVVGVTVETRSALDDLDDILAVPELGFVFIGPLDLSVSLGQPGEFDHPDVEEAVETIRSAAVEADVPVGGLGFGMDDVNEKAENGYQLLNVGTTTGALRSSVSGWLDDYDGA from the coding sequence ATGAGTCAGCAACCGCGAGGCAACGCGCTCCGCGAGACGCTCGAGGCCGGCGAGGTCGCACTCGGCGTCCTCGAGAACACGTACAGCCCGACGGTGGTCGAACTCTACGCGGCGCTGGGTTCGGATTTCGTCTGGATCGACCTCGAACACGGCGGCCCGAGCCCGCGGGACGCCGGCAAACTGGAGGCACTGCTCCGCGCAGTGGACGGAACCGAGACGGAGCTGCTGGTACGGCTTCCCGATACCGATCCCTCCCTGGTTCGGAAAGCCCTCGACGCCGGCGTTCGAAACGTCTTCCTCCCGCGGGTCGGCAGCGCCGAGGAACTCGAGGCGGCGGTACGAGCCAGTCGGTTCGAGTACGACGCCGAGCCCGGCTGGCGGGGAATGGCGAACCCTCGCGCGGGCCGTTGGGGGTTGACCGACGACTACGTGTCCACCGAAGACGAGTCCGTCGTCGTCGGCGTCACCGTCGAAACCCGGTCGGCGCTCGACGACCTCGACGACATCCTCGCGGTGCCCGAACTCGGCTTCGTCTTCATCGGCCCGCTGGATCTCTCGGTGTCGCTGGGACAGCCGGGCGAGTTCGACCATCCCGACGTCGAGGAAGCCGTCGAGACGATTCGATCGGCCGCTGTCGAGGCGGACGTTCCGGTCGGCGGGCTCGGCTTCGGCATGGACGACGTCAACGAAAAGGCCGAAAACGGCTACCAACTCCTGAACGTCGGAACGACGACCGGGGCGTTGCGCTCCTCGGTGAGTGGCTGGCTGGACGACTACGACGGCGCGTGA
- a CDS encoding thioredoxin family protein, whose protein sequence is MVLKESESQLEAGDPAPAFELEGVDGETYTLESFADDEALLVVFTCNHCPYAQAKFELLNELAAEYEDVSVVGINPNDAEEYPDDSFGKMREVVADGTIDYDAYLRDESQDVARAYGAVCTPDPFLFENSAALRAADSRAAEPRDSGEFRLVYHGRLDDAPNPDDEPSRYQIREAIDAVLAGEAVDLEWQPSRGCSIKWTDD, encoded by the coding sequence ATGGTCCTGAAAGAATCCGAATCTCAACTCGAGGCCGGCGATCCCGCTCCCGCGTTCGAACTCGAGGGCGTCGACGGCGAGACGTACACGCTCGAGTCCTTCGCCGACGACGAGGCGCTGTTGGTCGTGTTCACGTGCAATCACTGTCCGTACGCGCAGGCGAAGTTCGAGTTGCTGAACGAACTGGCCGCCGAGTACGAGGACGTCTCGGTTGTCGGGATCAATCCCAACGACGCCGAGGAGTACCCCGACGACTCGTTCGGGAAGATGCGGGAGGTCGTCGCGGACGGGACGATCGACTACGACGCCTATCTCCGGGACGAGAGTCAGGACGTCGCCCGCGCCTACGGCGCAGTGTGCACCCCCGATCCGTTCCTCTTCGAAAACAGCGCGGCGCTACGCGCCGCGGATAGTCGAGCGGCAGAGCCGCGAGATAGCGGCGAGTTCCGTCTGGTCTACCACGGCCGACTCGACGACGCGCCCAACCCCGACGACGAACCGAGCCGATACCAGATCCGCGAAGCGATCGACGCCGTGCTGGCGGGCGAGGCCGTCGACCTCGAGTGGCAGCCCTCGCGTGGCTGTTCGATCAAGTGGACGGACGATTGA
- a CDS encoding pyridoxal phosphate-dependent aminotransferase, translated as MTFELSDRVQAVPPSGIRRFFEIAEERDEVISLGVGEPDFATPWAARDAAITSLEQGKTSYTANRGKRELRESIADYVADRFELGYDPDEEIIVTAGASEAVDLAFRAFVDPGDTVAIAQPSYISYEPGVIFAGGEVLPVPTTKDDEFRLTVEGLEQAGAADADVLVLCYPNNPTGAIMPAEDLEPIADFAREHDLMVFSDEIYAELTYDGEHTSIASFEGMRERTIVFNGFSKAHAMTGLRLGYALGPADAIGAMNKIHQYTMLSAPTTAQYAALEALDSCANDVQEMVDQYDRRRQFVLSRFREIGMDVFEAKGAFYCFPEVPDGFTAEEFAEAVLREQGVAVVPGDVFGDVGEGHLRVSYATGLGDLRQALDRIEAFVDEHV; from the coding sequence ATGACGTTCGAACTGTCAGACCGCGTGCAGGCGGTCCCGCCGTCGGGCATTCGGCGCTTCTTCGAGATCGCCGAGGAACGCGACGAGGTCATCTCGCTGGGTGTGGGCGAGCCCGACTTCGCGACGCCGTGGGCCGCCCGCGACGCCGCGATTACCTCCCTCGAGCAGGGCAAGACGTCCTACACGGCAAACCGTGGTAAGCGCGAACTCCGCGAGTCGATCGCCGACTACGTCGCCGACCGGTTCGAGCTGGGCTACGACCCCGACGAGGAGATCATCGTCACGGCGGGTGCGAGCGAGGCGGTCGATCTCGCCTTCCGGGCGTTCGTCGATCCCGGCGACACGGTCGCGATCGCCCAGCCGTCGTACATCTCCTACGAACCCGGCGTGATCTTCGCCGGCGGCGAGGTGCTGCCGGTCCCGACCACGAAAGACGACGAGTTTCGCCTCACCGTCGAAGGACTCGAGCAGGCCGGCGCGGCCGACGCGGACGTGCTCGTCCTCTGTTACCCCAACAACCCGACGGGCGCGATCATGCCCGCCGAGGACCTCGAGCCGATCGCCGACTTCGCCCGCGAGCACGACCTGATGGTCTTCTCCGACGAGATCTACGCCGAGTTGACCTACGACGGCGAGCATACCTCGATCGCGAGCTTCGAGGGGATGCGCGAGCGGACTATCGTCTTCAACGGCTTCTCGAAGGCCCACGCGATGACCGGCCTTCGACTCGGCTACGCGCTTGGCCCCGCCGATGCGATCGGTGCGATGAACAAGATCCACCAGTACACGATGCTCTCGGCCCCGACGACGGCCCAGTACGCCGCCCTCGAGGCCCTGGATTCGTGTGCGAACGACGTCCAGGAGATGGTCGACCAGTACGACCGTCGCCGACAGTTCGTCCTCTCGCGCTTTCGCGAGATCGGGATGGACGTCTTCGAAGCCAAGGGGGCGTTCTACTGCTTCCCCGAAGTCCCCGATGGCTTCACGGCCGAGGAGTTCGCCGAGGCGGTCCTTCGCGAACAGGGGGTGGCAGTCGTTCCCGGCGACGTCTTCGGCGACGTCGGTGAAGGCCACCTGCGGGTTTCCTACGCGACCGGGCTCGGTGACCTCCGGCAAGCGCTCGACCGTATCGAGGCGTTCGTCGACGAGCACGTCTGA
- a CDS encoding BtpA/SgcQ family protein, producing MTADRAVLERFDSDRPVIGMVHLPPLPGAPAFEGDRQALRARALEDARRLEAGGVDGIVLENFGDSPFYPDNVPDHVVAELTAIATALTDAVDLPVGINVLRNDATAAVSIAAATGTEFVRVNVHVGTAATDQGLIEGRAHETLRLRDRLEADVSILADVHVKHATPVGDDDIERAAIETVERGKTDGVIVSGPGTGADTALEDVERVVDALDERGSEETPVFVGSGVTAETVGDCLEAGADGVIVGTALKRGCETTAPVSDERVADLVGAAREWRSDE from the coding sequence ATGACCGCGGACCGAGCCGTTCTCGAACGTTTCGACAGCGATCGTCCCGTCATCGGGATGGTTCACCTCCCGCCCCTCCCCGGCGCACCGGCGTTCGAGGGCGACCGCCAGGCGCTCCGCGCCCGCGCACTCGAGGACGCACGCCGGCTCGAGGCGGGCGGAGTCGACGGGATCGTCCTCGAGAACTTCGGCGATTCACCGTTCTACCCGGACAACGTCCCCGACCACGTCGTCGCGGAGCTGACCGCGATCGCGACGGCCCTGACCGACGCCGTCGATCTCCCGGTCGGGATCAACGTACTTCGCAACGACGCCACGGCGGCGGTGTCGATCGCTGCAGCCACCGGCACCGAATTCGTTCGCGTCAACGTCCACGTTGGGACCGCCGCCACCGATCAGGGGCTCATCGAGGGTCGGGCTCACGAGACGCTCCGGCTTCGCGACCGACTCGAGGCCGACGTCTCGATTCTCGCCGACGTCCACGTCAAACACGCGACGCCGGTCGGCGACGACGATATCGAACGCGCAGCGATCGAAACCGTCGAGCGCGGCAAGACCGACGGCGTCATCGTCTCCGGTCCCGGAACGGGTGCCGACACCGCTCTCGAGGACGTCGAACGGGTCGTCGACGCGCTCGACGAACGGGGCAGCGAGGAGACGCCGGTGTTCGTCGGCAGCGGGGTGACCGCCGAGACGGTCGGCGACTGCCTCGAGGCTGGTGCGGACGGCGTCATCGTCGGCACCGCGCTGAAGCGGGGGTGTGAGACGACCGCTCCCGTTTCGGACGAGCGCGTCGCGGACCTCGTCGGGGCTGCTCGAGAGTGGCGGTCGGACGAGTAG
- a CDS encoding NADH:flavin oxidoreductase/NADH oxidase, producing the protein MTDLLSSVSLRDVELPNRIVVSPMCQYSCEPDGTATEWHRVHLGSRAVGGAGVVMTEATAVDPVGRITPHDLGIWSDEHATALEPITEFVRDQGGVPGIQLAHAGHKASKERPWEGHVPIQPDGTGPSGASGWEVLTPSPEAYPPFDGERPAMKKADQDDIEGVIDAYRGAAERSLEAGFEIAEIHAAHGYLLHEFLSPVTNHREDDYGGSFENRTRLVREIASAVREVWPDDKPLFVRLSGTDWLDDRESWDIDQTVRLADDLAALGVDLVDVSSGGLHPEQAVPGGPNFQVPLAERVREGADVAVGTVGGVTEPEQADALVRNGRADLVFVGREFLRDPYFGLRAAGDLERDPEAVRDQWPAQYRRAVQR; encoded by the coding sequence ATGACTGATCTGCTTTCTTCGGTATCGTTGCGGGACGTAGAACTCCCAAACCGAATCGTCGTTTCACCGATGTGCCAGTACTCCTGTGAACCGGACGGGACCGCGACCGAGTGGCACCGCGTCCACCTCGGGAGTCGGGCCGTCGGCGGTGCCGGAGTGGTGATGACCGAAGCGACCGCCGTCGACCCGGTCGGCCGGATCACGCCCCACGACCTCGGGATCTGGAGCGACGAGCACGCAACCGCGCTCGAGCCGATCACCGAGTTCGTCCGCGATCAGGGCGGGGTACCGGGAATTCAACTCGCCCACGCGGGCCACAAGGCGAGCAAGGAACGGCCCTGGGAGGGCCACGTCCCGATTCAACCCGACGGGACCGGTCCCAGCGGGGCATCGGGGTGGGAAGTCCTCACGCCGTCGCCCGAGGCCTATCCGCCGTTCGACGGCGAGCGCCCGGCGATGAAGAAGGCCGATCAGGACGACATCGAGGGCGTCATCGACGCCTACCGCGGGGCGGCCGAGCGCTCGCTCGAGGCCGGATTCGAAATCGCGGAGATCCACGCGGCCCACGGCTACTTGCTCCACGAGTTCCTCTCGCCGGTCACGAACCACCGCGAGGACGACTACGGCGGGAGCTTCGAGAACCGGACGCGGCTGGTCCGCGAGATCGCCAGCGCCGTTCGCGAAGTCTGGCCCGACGACAAGCCGCTTTTCGTCCGCCTCTCGGGCACGGATTGGCTCGACGACCGCGAATCGTGGGATATCGACCAGACGGTCCGGCTGGCCGACGACCTCGCGGCACTGGGCGTCGACCTGGTCGACGTCAGCTCGGGCGGGCTCCACCCCGAGCAGGCCGTCCCCGGCGGGCCGAACTTCCAGGTGCCCTTGGCCGAGCGAGTTCGGGAAGGAGCCGACGTGGCGGTCGGGACCGTCGGGGGCGTCACCGAGCCCGAACAGGCCGACGCCCTGGTCCGAAACGGCCGCGCCGATCTCGTGTTCGTCGGCCGTGAGTTCCTGCGCGATCCCTACTTTGGACTCCGCGCCGCCGGCGACCTCGAGCGCGATCCCGAGGCAGTCAGAGACCAGTGGCCGGCTCAGTACCGGCGGGCCGTCCAGCGGTAA
- a CDS encoding 50S ribosomal protein L10: protein MSAQAERKTENLPQWKKEEVDDLAQIIDEYESVGVVGIAGIPSKQLQDMRRDLHGTAVLRVSRNTLQTRALEDAGLGDLVEHIGGQVGVIATDENPFSLYKELEASKTPAPINEGEVAPNDIVIPEGDTGVDPGPFVGELQGIGANARIEEGSIQVMEDSTVLEAGEEVSADLANVLNELGIEPKEVGLDLRAVIADGVLFDPEDLDIDVEAYESDVSTAAARARNLALNASFPTASTAPTLIAKATGEAKSLGLQAAIEDEDLMPDLVSKADAQLRALAGQIDDEEALPDELQDVEAPAEPAAADDEDESADDQTDDQTETEDADTDDDDDEDDGDGAAGLGEMFG from the coding sequence ATGAGCGCACAGGCCGAACGCAAAACCGAGAACCTTCCCCAGTGGAAGAAAGAGGAAGTCGACGACCTCGCACAGATCATCGACGAGTACGAGAGCGTCGGCGTCGTCGGCATCGCCGGCATTCCCTCGAAGCAGCTCCAGGATATGCGTCGTGACCTCCACGGCACCGCCGTGTTACGCGTCAGCCGCAACACCTTGCAGACGCGTGCGCTCGAGGACGCCGGACTCGGCGACCTCGTCGAGCACATCGGCGGGCAGGTCGGCGTCATCGCGACCGACGAGAACCCGTTCTCGCTGTACAAGGAACTCGAGGCGTCGAAGACGCCCGCGCCGATCAACGAGGGCGAAGTCGCTCCGAACGACATCGTCATCCCCGAAGGGGACACCGGTGTCGATCCGGGGCCGTTCGTCGGTGAGCTCCAGGGAATCGGTGCGAACGCACGCATCGAAGAGGGTTCGATCCAGGTCATGGAAGATTCGACGGTCCTCGAGGCCGGCGAGGAAGTCTCCGCCGATCTGGCGAACGTCCTCAACGAACTCGGCATCGAGCCAAAGGAGGTCGGTCTCGACCTCCGAGCCGTCATCGCCGACGGCGTGCTCTTCGACCCCGAGGACCTCGACATCGACGTCGAGGCCTACGAAAGCGACGTGTCGACGGCTGCCGCCCGCGCTCGGAACCTCGCTCTCAACGCGAGCTTCCCAACCGCGTCGACGGCCCCGACGCTCATCGCCAAGGCCACGGGCGAGGCGAAGAGCCTCGGCCTGCAGGCCGCGATCGAGGACGAAGACCTGATGCCCGACCTCGTCAGCAAGGCCGACGCACAGCTGCGTGCGCTCGCCGGCCAGATCGACGACGAGGAGGCGCTTCCTGACGAGCTTCAGGACGTCGAGGCCCCCGCCGAACCGGCGGCGGCCGACGACGAAGACGAATCGGCAGACGACCAGACTGACGACCAGACCGAGACCGAAGACGCCGATACCGACGACGATGACGACGAAGACGACGGCGACGGCGCGGCCGGTCTCGGCGAGATGTTCGGTTAA
- a CDS encoding tripartite tricarboxylate transporter permease, which yields MAAPVEIGFQPALTGQLLAWVIAGSLLGCCSGLVPGLHANNFAFLLAGIAPSVPGPPLFVGCAMLAAGVVHTFLNAVPAMALGVPDAEMAVTALPGHRMVLEGRGYEAIRLSAIGSILAVLAAVPLAVPVTWAVMAVYPTVRAHLSLVLAMVVVALIASEHTWRGRFGGLLSFCLAAGLGALTLDLSADAPLEAGGTLAPLFAGLFGAPVLIDAIRGSGIPRQDGEEITMSRRFVGTTAVAGALAGAVVGYIPGISAAIAAVAVLAAVPNGASDRGYIVATSGVDTANTIFALFALVAIGQPRTGVLVAFDGTAAPLELPILLAGVVIAGLIGFVLVIVAGDAYLELIGRLTYWKLSAAVLALLCVLSFLFTGPLGIGIFAIAAAIGLVPVRLRCRRVHLMGVLIGPLMLGL from the coding sequence ATGGCCGCCCCAGTCGAGATCGGATTCCAGCCGGCCCTGACGGGACAGCTCCTCGCGTGGGTGATCGCCGGTTCGCTGCTGGGGTGCTGTAGCGGACTCGTGCCGGGGCTGCACGCCAACAACTTCGCGTTCCTTCTGGCGGGGATCGCGCCGTCGGTTCCCGGCCCACCGCTGTTCGTCGGCTGTGCGATGCTGGCAGCCGGTGTCGTCCACACGTTTCTGAACGCCGTCCCCGCGATGGCGCTTGGCGTCCCCGACGCGGAGATGGCCGTTACTGCCCTCCCCGGACATCGGATGGTTCTCGAGGGGCGGGGGTACGAGGCGATCCGACTCTCCGCAATCGGGAGTATCCTCGCCGTGCTCGCGGCGGTCCCACTTGCCGTCCCCGTGACCTGGGCTGTGATGGCCGTCTACCCGACGGTTCGGGCACACCTCTCGCTCGTCCTGGCGATGGTCGTCGTCGCGCTGATCGCGTCGGAGCACACGTGGCGGGGCCGGTTCGGTGGCCTCCTGTCGTTTTGTCTGGCCGCTGGTCTCGGCGCACTGACGCTAGATCTCTCCGCGGACGCTCCCCTCGAGGCGGGTGGGACGCTCGCGCCACTCTTCGCCGGACTGTTCGGTGCGCCGGTGTTGATCGATGCGATTCGGGGCAGTGGCATTCCGCGACAGGACGGCGAGGAAATAACGATGTCTCGCCGGTTCGTCGGGACGACCGCCGTTGCGGGCGCGCTCGCCGGTGCCGTCGTCGGGTACATCCCCGGCATCTCGGCGGCTATCGCCGCCGTCGCGGTGTTGGCCGCCGTGCCAAACGGGGCAAGCGATCGCGGTTACATCGTCGCGACCAGCGGCGTCGATACGGCGAATACCATATTCGCGCTCTTCGCGCTGGTCGCCATCGGCCAGCCCCGAACCGGCGTGCTGGTCGCCTTCGACGGGACAGCCGCACCGCTCGAACTCCCGATACTGCTCGCGGGGGTCGTCATCGCCGGCCTGATCGGCTTCGTGCTGGTGATCGTCGCCGGAGATGCCTACCTCGAGTTGATCGGCCGACTGACCTACTGGAAGCTTTCGGCTGCAGTTCTCGCGTTGTTGTGCGTGCTTTCGTTCCTGTTTACCGGCCCGCTGGGTATCGGGATCTTCGCCATCGCGGCCGCGATCGGACTGGTTCCGGTTCGCTTGCGGTGCCGCCGCGTCCACCTGATGGGGGTCCTGATCGGGCCGCTCATGCTGGGCCTCTGA